From one Lycium ferocissimum isolate CSIRO_LF1 chromosome 7, AGI_CSIRO_Lferr_CH_V1, whole genome shotgun sequence genomic stretch:
- the LOC132063820 gene encoding transcriptional activator TAF-1-like isoform X1 — translation MGNSEDGKSCKPEKPSSPALDQSNLHVYPDWAAMQAYYGPRVAVPAYFNSAVAPGHTPHPYMWGPQPMVPPYGAPYAAIYAHGGVYAHPGVPIGSHPPGHVMATSAAVSQAMDGASLSLDASAKSSGNTDRGMMNKLKEFEGLAMSLGNGSADNVEGGTDNGHSQSFHVVTSGETDGSTDGSDTNGAGVSERSKKRSRGTTPDNSGDDKSHSQRCQPTREVNDDDEKSIVAVSSGKVAERVMGTVLSPSMTTLEMRNPASAHVKVSPSSSPLSPALPNETWLQNERELKREKRKQSNRESARRSRLRKQAEAEELAMRVQSLTAENMTLKSEINKLMENSEKLKLDNAALMERLKNEQLGQKEQVSLGKIDDKRLQPVGTVNLLARVNNSSSLDRTNEEGEVYENNSSGAKLHQLLDTSPRTDAVAAG, via the exons ATGGGAAACAGTGAGGATGGGAAATCCTGTAAGCCTGAGAAACCATCTTCGCCTGCACTG GACCAGAGCAATCTCCATGTCTATCCTGATTGGGCAGCCATGCAG GCATATTATGGTCCTCGAGTAGCTGTACCTGCATATTTCAATTCAGCCGTTGCACCTGGTCATACCCCTCACCCTTATATGTGGGGTCCACAG CCTATGGTACCACCTTATGGCGCCCCTTATGCAGCAATATATGCTCATGGCGGGGTTTACGCACATCCTGGAGTTCCAATT GGATCTCATCCTCCTGGTCATGTGATGGCGACATCTGCAGCTGTCAGCCAAGCCATG GATGGTGCTTCTTTGAGTTTAGATGCATCTGCTAAGTCCTCAGGGAATACTGATCGAGGCATGATGAATAAGCTGAAGGAATTTGAGGGGCTGGCTATGTCACTTGGAAATGGCAGCGCTGACAATGTTGAGGGTGGAACAGACAATGGACATTCACAAAG TTTTCATGTTGTGACCAGTGGGGAAACTGACGGTTCAACTGATGGAAGTGACACAAATGGAGCTGGG GTCAGTGAGAGAAGCAAGAAAAGGAGCCGTGGGACAACTCCTGATAACT CTGGTGATGATAAGAGTCACTCACAAAGATGTCAACCTACTAGGGAagtaaatgatgatgatgagaagTCAATCGTGGCTGTTAGTTCGGGTAAGGTTGCAGAGAGAGTGATGGGAACAGTACTTTCTCCCAGCATGACAACTTTGGAAATGAGAAATCCTGCAAGTGCACATGTGAAAGTTAGCCCATCTAGTTCACCACTAAGCCCTGCACTTCCGAATGAAACCTGGTTACAG AATGAGCGTGAGCTGAAACGGGAGAAAAGGAAACAGTCTAATCGGGAATCTGCAAGGCGATCAAGATTGAGAAAACAG GCTGAAGCTGAAGAATTGGCAATGCGAGTGCAGTCTTTAACAGCGGAAAACATGACACTCAAATCCGAGATAAACAAACTAATGGAGAACTCGGAGAAACTGAAGCTAGACAATGCTGCTTTAATG GAGAGACTGAAAAATGAACAGTTAGGACAGAAGGAACAAGTGAGTTTAGGTAAGATTGATGATAAGAGGCTGCAACCTGTAGGCACAGTAAACCTGCTAGCAAGAGTCAACAACTCTAGTTCCTTGGATAGAACAAACGAGGAGGGTGAAGTTTATGAGAACAATAGCTCTGGAGCAAAGCTTCATCAACTACTTGATACCAGCCCCAGAACTGATGCAGTGGCAGCTGGGTGA
- the LOC132063820 gene encoding transcriptional activator TAF-1-like isoform X4, translating into MGNSEDGKSCKPEKPSSPALDQSNLHVYPDWAAMQAYYGPRVAVPAYFNSAVAPGHTPHPYMWGPQPMVPPYGAPYAAIYAHGGVYAHPGVPIDGASLSLDASAKSSGNTDRGMMNKLKEFEGLAMSLGNGSADNVEGGTDNGHSQSGETDGSTDGSDTNGAGVSERSKKRSRGTTPDNSGDDKSHSQRCQPTREVNDDDEKSIVAVSSGKVAERVMGTVLSPSMTTLEMRNPASAHVKVSPSSSPLSPALPNETWLQNERELKREKRKQSNRESARRSRLRKQAEAEELAMRVQSLTAENMTLKSEINKLMENSEKLKLDNAALMERLKNEQLGQKEQVSLGKIDDKRLQPVGTVNLLARVNNSSSLDRTNEEGEVYENNSSGAKLHQLLDTSPRTDAVAAG; encoded by the exons ATGGGAAACAGTGAGGATGGGAAATCCTGTAAGCCTGAGAAACCATCTTCGCCTGCACTG GACCAGAGCAATCTCCATGTCTATCCTGATTGGGCAGCCATGCAG GCATATTATGGTCCTCGAGTAGCTGTACCTGCATATTTCAATTCAGCCGTTGCACCTGGTCATACCCCTCACCCTTATATGTGGGGTCCACAG CCTATGGTACCACCTTATGGCGCCCCTTATGCAGCAATATATGCTCATGGCGGGGTTTACGCACATCCTGGAGTTCCAATT GATGGTGCTTCTTTGAGTTTAGATGCATCTGCTAAGTCCTCAGGGAATACTGATCGAGGCATGATGAATAAGCTGAAGGAATTTGAGGGGCTGGCTATGTCACTTGGAAATGGCAGCGCTGACAATGTTGAGGGTGGAACAGACAATGGACATTCACAAAG TGGGGAAACTGACGGTTCAACTGATGGAAGTGACACAAATGGAGCTGGG GTCAGTGAGAGAAGCAAGAAAAGGAGCCGTGGGACAACTCCTGATAACT CTGGTGATGATAAGAGTCACTCACAAAGATGTCAACCTACTAGGGAagtaaatgatgatgatgagaagTCAATCGTGGCTGTTAGTTCGGGTAAGGTTGCAGAGAGAGTGATGGGAACAGTACTTTCTCCCAGCATGACAACTTTGGAAATGAGAAATCCTGCAAGTGCACATGTGAAAGTTAGCCCATCTAGTTCACCACTAAGCCCTGCACTTCCGAATGAAACCTGGTTACAG AATGAGCGTGAGCTGAAACGGGAGAAAAGGAAACAGTCTAATCGGGAATCTGCAAGGCGATCAAGATTGAGAAAACAG GCTGAAGCTGAAGAATTGGCAATGCGAGTGCAGTCTTTAACAGCGGAAAACATGACACTCAAATCCGAGATAAACAAACTAATGGAGAACTCGGAGAAACTGAAGCTAGACAATGCTGCTTTAATG GAGAGACTGAAAAATGAACAGTTAGGACAGAAGGAACAAGTGAGTTTAGGTAAGATTGATGATAAGAGGCTGCAACCTGTAGGCACAGTAAACCTGCTAGCAAGAGTCAACAACTCTAGTTCCTTGGATAGAACAAACGAGGAGGGTGAAGTTTATGAGAACAATAGCTCTGGAGCAAAGCTTCATCAACTACTTGATACCAGCCCCAGAACTGATGCAGTGGCAGCTGGGTGA
- the LOC132063820 gene encoding transcriptional activator TAF-1-like isoform X2: MGNSEDGKSCKPEKPSSPALDQSNLHVYPDWAAMQAYYGPRVAVPAYFNSAVAPGHTPHPYMWGPQPMVPPYGAPYAAIYAHGGVYAHPGVPIGSHPPGHVMATSAAVSQAMDGASLSLDASAKSSGNTDRGMMNKLKEFEGLAMSLGNGSADNVEGGTDNGHSQSGETDGSTDGSDTNGAGVSERSKKRSRGTTPDNSGDDKSHSQRCQPTREVNDDDEKSIVAVSSGKVAERVMGTVLSPSMTTLEMRNPASAHVKVSPSSSPLSPALPNETWLQNERELKREKRKQSNRESARRSRLRKQAEAEELAMRVQSLTAENMTLKSEINKLMENSEKLKLDNAALMERLKNEQLGQKEQVSLGKIDDKRLQPVGTVNLLARVNNSSSLDRTNEEGEVYENNSSGAKLHQLLDTSPRTDAVAAG, translated from the exons ATGGGAAACAGTGAGGATGGGAAATCCTGTAAGCCTGAGAAACCATCTTCGCCTGCACTG GACCAGAGCAATCTCCATGTCTATCCTGATTGGGCAGCCATGCAG GCATATTATGGTCCTCGAGTAGCTGTACCTGCATATTTCAATTCAGCCGTTGCACCTGGTCATACCCCTCACCCTTATATGTGGGGTCCACAG CCTATGGTACCACCTTATGGCGCCCCTTATGCAGCAATATATGCTCATGGCGGGGTTTACGCACATCCTGGAGTTCCAATT GGATCTCATCCTCCTGGTCATGTGATGGCGACATCTGCAGCTGTCAGCCAAGCCATG GATGGTGCTTCTTTGAGTTTAGATGCATCTGCTAAGTCCTCAGGGAATACTGATCGAGGCATGATGAATAAGCTGAAGGAATTTGAGGGGCTGGCTATGTCACTTGGAAATGGCAGCGCTGACAATGTTGAGGGTGGAACAGACAATGGACATTCACAAAG TGGGGAAACTGACGGTTCAACTGATGGAAGTGACACAAATGGAGCTGGG GTCAGTGAGAGAAGCAAGAAAAGGAGCCGTGGGACAACTCCTGATAACT CTGGTGATGATAAGAGTCACTCACAAAGATGTCAACCTACTAGGGAagtaaatgatgatgatgagaagTCAATCGTGGCTGTTAGTTCGGGTAAGGTTGCAGAGAGAGTGATGGGAACAGTACTTTCTCCCAGCATGACAACTTTGGAAATGAGAAATCCTGCAAGTGCACATGTGAAAGTTAGCCCATCTAGTTCACCACTAAGCCCTGCACTTCCGAATGAAACCTGGTTACAG AATGAGCGTGAGCTGAAACGGGAGAAAAGGAAACAGTCTAATCGGGAATCTGCAAGGCGATCAAGATTGAGAAAACAG GCTGAAGCTGAAGAATTGGCAATGCGAGTGCAGTCTTTAACAGCGGAAAACATGACACTCAAATCCGAGATAAACAAACTAATGGAGAACTCGGAGAAACTGAAGCTAGACAATGCTGCTTTAATG GAGAGACTGAAAAATGAACAGTTAGGACAGAAGGAACAAGTGAGTTTAGGTAAGATTGATGATAAGAGGCTGCAACCTGTAGGCACAGTAAACCTGCTAGCAAGAGTCAACAACTCTAGTTCCTTGGATAGAACAAACGAGGAGGGTGAAGTTTATGAGAACAATAGCTCTGGAGCAAAGCTTCATCAACTACTTGATACCAGCCCCAGAACTGATGCAGTGGCAGCTGGGTGA
- the LOC132063820 gene encoding transcriptional activator TAF-1-like isoform X3: MGNSEDGKSCKPEKPSSPALDQSNLHVYPDWAAMQAYYGPRVAVPAYFNSAVAPGHTPHPYMWGPQPMVPPYGAPYAAIYAHGGVYAHPGVPIDGASLSLDASAKSSGNTDRGMMNKLKEFEGLAMSLGNGSADNVEGGTDNGHSQSFHVVTSGETDGSTDGSDTNGAGVSERSKKRSRGTTPDNSGDDKSHSQRCQPTREVNDDDEKSIVAVSSGKVAERVMGTVLSPSMTTLEMRNPASAHVKVSPSSSPLSPALPNETWLQNERELKREKRKQSNRESARRSRLRKQAEAEELAMRVQSLTAENMTLKSEINKLMENSEKLKLDNAALMERLKNEQLGQKEQVSLGKIDDKRLQPVGTVNLLARVNNSSSLDRTNEEGEVYENNSSGAKLHQLLDTSPRTDAVAAG; encoded by the exons ATGGGAAACAGTGAGGATGGGAAATCCTGTAAGCCTGAGAAACCATCTTCGCCTGCACTG GACCAGAGCAATCTCCATGTCTATCCTGATTGGGCAGCCATGCAG GCATATTATGGTCCTCGAGTAGCTGTACCTGCATATTTCAATTCAGCCGTTGCACCTGGTCATACCCCTCACCCTTATATGTGGGGTCCACAG CCTATGGTACCACCTTATGGCGCCCCTTATGCAGCAATATATGCTCATGGCGGGGTTTACGCACATCCTGGAGTTCCAATT GATGGTGCTTCTTTGAGTTTAGATGCATCTGCTAAGTCCTCAGGGAATACTGATCGAGGCATGATGAATAAGCTGAAGGAATTTGAGGGGCTGGCTATGTCACTTGGAAATGGCAGCGCTGACAATGTTGAGGGTGGAACAGACAATGGACATTCACAAAG TTTTCATGTTGTGACCAGTGGGGAAACTGACGGTTCAACTGATGGAAGTGACACAAATGGAGCTGGG GTCAGTGAGAGAAGCAAGAAAAGGAGCCGTGGGACAACTCCTGATAACT CTGGTGATGATAAGAGTCACTCACAAAGATGTCAACCTACTAGGGAagtaaatgatgatgatgagaagTCAATCGTGGCTGTTAGTTCGGGTAAGGTTGCAGAGAGAGTGATGGGAACAGTACTTTCTCCCAGCATGACAACTTTGGAAATGAGAAATCCTGCAAGTGCACATGTGAAAGTTAGCCCATCTAGTTCACCACTAAGCCCTGCACTTCCGAATGAAACCTGGTTACAG AATGAGCGTGAGCTGAAACGGGAGAAAAGGAAACAGTCTAATCGGGAATCTGCAAGGCGATCAAGATTGAGAAAACAG GCTGAAGCTGAAGAATTGGCAATGCGAGTGCAGTCTTTAACAGCGGAAAACATGACACTCAAATCCGAGATAAACAAACTAATGGAGAACTCGGAGAAACTGAAGCTAGACAATGCTGCTTTAATG GAGAGACTGAAAAATGAACAGTTAGGACAGAAGGAACAAGTGAGTTTAGGTAAGATTGATGATAAGAGGCTGCAACCTGTAGGCACAGTAAACCTGCTAGCAAGAGTCAACAACTCTAGTTCCTTGGATAGAACAAACGAGGAGGGTGAAGTTTATGAGAACAATAGCTCTGGAGCAAAGCTTCATCAACTACTTGATACCAGCCCCAGAACTGATGCAGTGGCAGCTGGGTGA